GATTATCAGCTGCTGCCGAAAGACGGCTCGGCCATTGCTCACTCAAGCGACAGTTTGATCCTGCATACTATCAAGCGTGGTGAAACCATTTCAAAAATTGCCACGAAATATTCGGTTCCTCAGCAGATGATCGTTGCCTGGAATGGGCTTAAAAGCGTCCATAAGATTCGGGAGGGGCAGCAGCTTGCTCTTTATATAATAGATGACGGCGCTGTTTTAGCCTCCTCCACCTCCGCTCAAAAAAATCCGCAGAAAACAGCGGCTGCGGATACCGACAATAACCTTATAGTCTTTGCTGATAATAAAAAGAACATTCCCGTAACGGAAACGTCCGCCCATGAAGCGTTTAGCTGGTATCAGGTTAAGGGTGGCGACACTCTCTGGAAAATTTCACGCCGCTTCAATACCTCGCCCAAAGAGATCAAACTCTGGAACAATTTGAATACCAACCTCATCCATCCGGGCAGTAAGCTGAAAGTAAAGGATGTCTAGATGAAGACAGCGCTGGCGAACTCCCGGCCACAGCCCTTTTGCTGAGACAATGAGTGGTTTTCGAGAACTGCTTTGGCAAGCAGGATTTTGTGCCGGGCTTTTGCCGATGTCAAAGATCATTTTTTTGACAGCAGGATACGTTTCGAATTCTCTTTACAACTGAACCTTTCGTTGCCATTGTAGGGCTAGACCTTACGTGCGTGGTGCAGCGCAATTATCCTCCCCTTTTTTAAAATTACTCATATTCATGCTCGAAGACACACTTGTCAGGAATCAACATTCGGATGATGTCCATATACTCCATCTTGAAGGAAAAACAGTCCTGCTCATAGGGACTGCGCATATATCACAGGAATCAGTTGACCTTGTCAGACAGGTAATCACTCTTGAAAACCCTGACACCGTCTGCCTGGAGCTCGACGATAAGCGATATAAGGTCCTGATGGAGAAGAAACGCTGGCAGGCCCTGGATCTGAAAGAGGTTATCAAAAACAAACAGCTGTCGACACTGATGATCAATATGCTGATGGCCTCCTATCAGAAGAAACTCGGAAGCCAACTGGGCGTCACCCCCGGTGCTGAACTTCTCGCCGCCGCGGAAACCGCAGACAGGCACGGGATACCCATTGCCCTGTGCGATAGGGATGTGCGCATTACTCTGCGCAGAACCTGGAAATCCACCTCATTTTTCAAGAAAGGATATCTTTTTGCGGCTCTGCTGGGAAGCCTTTTTGATCGTACCGAAGTAAGTGAGGAGAAACTGGCCGAGCTGAGACAAAAGGACGTTCTGGCCGAATTGATGGATGAAATGGGAGATACTCTGCCCGATGTCAAAAGGGTACTTATCGATGAAAGGGATATCTACCTTGCTGAAAAAATACGAACC
This window of the Desulfopila inferna genome carries:
- a CDS encoding TraB/GumN family protein; the protein is MLEDTLVRNQHSDDVHILHLEGKTVLLIGTAHISQESVDLVRQVITLENPDTVCLELDDKRYKVLMEKKRWQALDLKEVIKNKQLSTLMINMLMASYQKKLGSQLGVTPGAELLAAAETADRHGIPIALCDRDVRITLRRTWKSTSFFKKGYLFAALLGSLFDRTEVSEEKLAELRQKDVLAELMDEMGDTLPDVKRVLIDERDIYLAEKIRTTPGGKIVAVVGAGHISGIIKHLQTDNSSLMEEISTIPPVSRTFKFVGWAIPLVIIGSLVTIGFQKGASVAGANLLYWILANGIPSAAGAVLAMAHPFTTIGAFAAAPITSLTPVIGAGYVTAFIQVMVCPPVVREFETVAEDMLHFACWWKNKLLRVFLVFILTGLGSAIGTWIGGVEIVKNLMS